AATATTGCATTATTGAAGATAAGTTTAGCGTTAGTGCTGTTTATGCAGTACAAGCGGATAGAGAGAACTCGGCAAAAACAGATAATGATTGGAGTCGTCTTCAAGTAATGGCAGCATATAGTTTTTAACAGACTTCTTTCAAACAAAAAGTTCCTGAATCATACCCAAAGGCACGCGAGTTCAGGATGACGCGGTATAGTTGTTTAGGATGATGGAAGCTCAGAAATTTCGTCATTGACAAACTTGTACCGCAAGGGTATTTCCTTCGATCATTTGGAATCTAATCAAAACCACACTTCTCAAAATAAATCAAACAAGATGTATATGATAACTAATATCAAAATCATTAAAAATTAAGCTTAAACTTGCTACTATATTGATAACAATTATCATAAAGGAGTGTTTAATGTCTGATGTTGCTATGAAAAGCGAAATAGATAAGCTTATAAAAGAGTCTGGATTGCTAAAACATCCAAAAATGGTTTGCTCCATAGTTAAAGTATTTAAAATGAGGTATCCCGATATTGATGATGCCAGAGTTTGCAGATTTGCAAATGAAGTCTTAAAATAAGGGGTTTTTGTGAGTGTTTTAGTAATAGGCGGAGATAAAATTGACGCTATAAAATCAATATTGAGTTATTTTGGGGCATCTAATATAGTTCATTGGAATGCAAGAAAAAAAGCAAGTACATGCAAAAAAATTATACCTGTCGATATAGAATGTGTAGTTATGTTGACATCTTTTTTAAATCATAATGCTATGAAACATTTTAAGAGCGAAGCCAAAAAGCGTGATTTGCCGGTTATATGTTCTAAACACAACGGCAGTTGTTTTTACGATGAATACAAAAAAGTTATGGGCAATGAGTGTATAAACTGCGATGTTTATTCGAGCTGCAATATAAAATAGACAAAGGAATAAAAATGGCGCAACAAATTATTAATGAAATAAACGAGTTTGTTACTTTTAGATTTGATTATACAAAAAACAGAGTAGTAAATCTAAAAACAAACAGAGATGTAGAGGTGGATGAGTTTTTGGATATTCAGTATATACTTGACTGCAATAAAGTCAGATACAGTTTTGAGAAAAATTTTGAAATTCAGATACTTAACTGAGCATATCGGGTTAGATTTATAAACAGAGTAGTTAAAAAACTTTAACTACTCTGTTTAACTCGACAACAGGTGGGTTTGGCAGCTGCGGATATGCTTTTTTTACCGCGTCCGTTACCCATTGCGGGTAGATTCTAAAGTTTAGTTTTACGGTAGCCGTTAGCGGATATTTTAGTGTTTTGTCCTTAGGTATTTTGTAGGATTCGACTCGTCTCTCTCCTGCGGCAATTCTGGTGTCGCTTAAAAGTTTTTCATATTTCCAAAAAAGAAGTCCTGCGGGTTTACCCTCTTTGTCTGCAAATACTTTCATAAAAGGTCGTGCATCTTCGCCTAGATTACCGTCGCTTTTTAGTTTTCCGCTCTCAAATACGACTTTTCCGTCGGCATCTTCCAGCGTTACATCAAGCCATAGTTCCCTAAAGTCTGCAACGCCCGTCGGCAGATGATGTCCTGCCCCGACATTTGTTACTCCGACATCAATTTGAGACTCTTTGATATCTACATCAAGCTTTGCAGAAGTTTTTAGCAGTTGCAGTGTCTGATCTTCATTTTTTTTATTTTTCAGCCCCGATAAAAAATGATTTGAGCCGGAAAAATAGTGAACTTTTACATCATCTTTTATTTTGCCGCCATCGGTTGAGAAACCTTTTAAGGGATAGAATTTACCGTTTTGCAGATTTGTCATATGGCAATCTATACAGCTTTTATGTTTGTTAGGATTGTCCGGATTGTTAAATGACGATTTTTCCCACTCTTTAAAAGTAGAGACTATCTCGCTTGCGTTACCCGGACTAAACTCATCATGACAAGAGGCACAATAAGCGGCGTCTTTATAAACGGGTTTCATATAACTATCTTTATGAGCTTTGGGTTTTGAGTTTATAAATTTTTCACTGAGCCACTGTCCTGCTTCTGATTTACTATCTTCAAACGCATACTTTTGGCGCTCGGTTATGTTTAAAGTATAAGATGCGTTTCCGCCCGCGTTTTCAACCTTTGTAATCCTATGACAGGCAACGCAAGAGACTCCCTCTTCAAGTTTTGAATTGCCGTGAATTTTCAACTCCTCTATTAGGGTTTTTGCTCCTTTTTCAAAAAACTTCTCCATTGTATCGGTAGTTTTTTGCAAACCTGTCGTAACGGCACTTGGATTGTGGCAGCCCATGCACCATTTTCTAAACTCTTCACCCTCTGTTTTGGCTGCTAGATTTTCTAAAACCATATAGTAAGGGTTTGCTCCTGCTAAGTTTTTATGATTTGAATCCGCCCACTGATTAAATATATCAGAGTGGCATGATTTGCACTTTGCAGAGTTTGTCCAATCTTCTATGTGGTATTTTTCTACATCATCTTCGAGTTTTATCCAAGTAGAGAGATAACGCAAATTCTCTTTTGAGGTAACATAACGATGCAGATTTTGCATTTTATCTTTTAGCTCTGTGTTCATATTATCCGGGTTTGCCAAAGCTATTTGCGATTTTTTATCGGCTCCCATTCCGCCTTGCGTATCTCTGGCAATTCTCACATAATCAGCCAAAGGAGTTTTTGATATAAATCCGTTTAGATTGGAATGTCCGATAGTCGCTTTTTTGGATTTATCAATTTGTGTATCTTTAAATAAAAAGCGATTTGTAAAGTTAAACCCTTCAAAATGACAAGAGTTGCAGCTCATCCAAAAATCTCCGCTCATCGGAGTTTGGCTGTTAAAATCCGAATTTGCATTGTTAAACAGTCTCTTTCCCTCTCTCATTGCCAATGGCAGAGGATCTTTTTCAACCAAACGGGAAAAAGACTCTTTTTGCAGTGTAATCTCTGCAAAAGGGTGACTTCCTCCGCTGTCTAAAAGCGTCATATCAAGAGTAGAAGCGTTTTGAACATATATGTTATTGTTATCGGGATGCACTAAAATAGCTTGGGGATTTGTGCCGTTTGGGTAATCTCTAAAAATTTGGGTGGCTTTTGCTCCCGTTCCGCTTATATTCGATTTTGTTCTATGTCTTTTTATTTTAGAGTTATCATTGCTTCTTTCTAAATTAAAAACCATGATATCTTCGCTTCCCGCCAATGATACAAATGCTTTTTCTCCGTCATTTGAAAAGGTCAAATCACAAGGGTTTGATACAATCATGGTCTCATTTTTGTTGTTTAGTATATTTATGGATTTAAAAAGGTGTTTTCTTTTTTGCTCCTCTTCCCTCTCAGAGCCCTTCTCTAACGAGATAATTGAGATTGTAGGGAAAACGGTTGACTGAAATTGAAAAGGGTGGTCAAAATTCCATAAAACATGAACAAGCCAAGCTTCGCTGCCGTCAGGTTTAATCTCTATGTCATCCAAAAGCCTCGGCGCGCCCTGCGACACAAACTCGTCGCCATCTTGAGTCGAATGCAGAGTTATAGTTTTTAGTTTTGAGAAACTTTTACTGTCATAAATTGTTACAATGCCGAGCATCGTATGTGTTACTAAAAGTCTTCCGTCATCCGTTAGTGCCATTCCTCGCGGAGTGTCAAGAGTTTTAATAGTTTTTATAACACTGAAATTTTTATCGTCGATAACTAAAATTTCTTTATCTTCATAAATTGTTACAAAGAAGTATCTGTTTTTTTCGTCATAAATTATTGCATGCGGTCTGTTGTGCGTTTTTATCTCTTTAATAATTTTATTCTCTTTGTTTAAAAAATAGACTCTGTTTTTCATATAGTCGGTTACGCCGTAAATGGACTCATCGCTGTTAAAAGCTATCCTTCTTATATCGCTTCCCAAAACTTTTTCAAATATTTTTTCGCCGCTTTTTGCGTTGATTTTAGAGACACTGCCGCCGTCTAGGTTTGCGCTGTAAATATATTGTTTGTCTTTGGTCAAATAAAGAGCCGAACTGCTTGTGCTTGAATATGAGAGTGTCGGAACAAGCAATGTAAAGAGAACTGCTGAAGCTAAAACAGCTTGTCTTTTAGCTCTATGCTTTCTCTTTTTTTGATCTCTTTTAAGATTTAAGTATGGAAAGTTGGTGTGATGCCATAAAAAGAAGAGTAGTAGAAATGAGCCGTATAAATGAAGATTGTATGAGTATGTGCCGATTTCATCACCGCCTCTGTTTCCTATAAAAAACAGATACAACCCGCTGAGAGTTATAAGTAAAAGCACTATTCCTAAAAACATACCGTTCCTATTATTTCTTTTTTTACCGATTATATTATCTCTATATTTAAAAATATGAATGTTTACAAAAGGTATAATCAAAAAGACAGAAACGGCGATTGAACCGATAATATGCATGGCTTGCAGGATGGAGTAATATCCCCAGTCGATATTAAAAATATCCCATTGAACTATGCCCGTTACAAACATAAGCACAATTGAGAGTTGAATGTAAACTGATTTCACTTTTTAAACCTTGATAAAAGAATAATAGAGTTCTCTGAATAATTATTGAATTAGACCCTGAATGACCAAAGGAAATACCCTTGCGGTACAAGTTCAGGGTGGCGAGCAGTTCGTCATTCCAAGCTTAACTTGGAATCTAGTTTATGATTTAATCAGAGTTTTTAATTGGATAATTTAACTTTTCCTGCCATAGTCGGAGCAGTTCCGAATTTTCCGCCTGCTTTGTTAATCGGAGGAACATTGTCTTCGTCGTTATTGCTTGTTGTCATTGAAGCTGTTTCATATTCGCCCGAATCAAGTAGCCACTCTGCGAGTTGAGCACCGTCATTTACGGAATTTCCGTTTATAACCAATTGAAACCACCTTGTAAATCTCTCGGTTAAGTTTTTAAGTTCAAGAACCGGCTTTTTCTCAAAACCTGTATTCTTTAAATTGCTAATAGCGCTTCTTAACCCACCGCTAACTGCTCCGATAGTATAAGGCGTATACTCTTTTGACGCATCGACATAAGTACCGATTTTTTTATCATACATATTTTTTTCTATAGAGATCATCAACTCTCTTGCTTCTTCTCTGTATTTGCTGTTTTTGGTCGCCAGATATGCTGCCGTGAGTCCTCTGATAACCGCAAACTGTGTTCCTAAATCTGCTCCCTCTTTTGAACCGCTCTTTACATTGTAAACGGTTGCATATAAGCCGTTTTTCTCTTTCGCTTTGCCGATTAGAAAATCAGCCTGAGCTTTAATAAGTTCAAGAGCCTTTTTACCTTGCTCAGTCTCTAAAGATTGTGCACTCTTGCTTGAACCGTAACCGACGGGAAGTGCATCTACGGCTCTTTGAAAAATTCTTAGTGCTTCTATGGAGTATGCTGCATCGTAAATTGTAACCGTGCTGCTTTGTTCGCCGTCAAATCTGTCAATGAAAGTTCCGGCTTTTTTATCAAAGTGAAGTTTTGAAATATTTTCAAACATTAAATTAGCGATATTTGCAGCAACTGAGAATGCGTCATCGGATTTAATATCATTTTTTCTGTTGCCGTCGATATTTACTTTTGGAGCGCTTTTAAAAGGTTTTCCGTCAAACACCGCTAAAAATGAAGGATTTTGATTTTTATTGGAAGTTCTTTGATCTGAAAATGCATAAAATTCAGATATCGGCCAAAGTATCTGCCAAGTATCTCTTAAACTGGAATGTCCCTCTTTAACTTTTAAAGAAGCAATAGATTTGGTACCGTTTGCATTTTCTTCTTCCACTGCTATACTGTTTGCAAACCATATAGGCTTGCTTGCATCGTAAGATGGATCAAATTTTGCACCTAAATTTTTACCGTCAAAGCCTAGTTTCTCTTGCATATATAAAATACATTCCCATGCAAGTTCTGTTAAAATCATCCCGTTTATGCCGTCTTTGCTTGAAACTCCCAGAGCATGTTTTCCATCAGAATCCATAGACGAGCTTGTAGCTTTTACCTCTTTATCAGTTTCTATTACATGCATTCCGCCTAGAAAGTCTTGCGCCCACATTATATCTTTTAAGAGTGCTGCACCAAATGAAGCAGGATTGAATGTTTTATCCATTTCCGATTCAATCCAAGAGAGCGTTTTATAATCTCTTAAATAAGCAGGTATTGAAATTTTCACTACACTCTCTTTGCCGCGCTTGAAGACGGTTATCTCGTCTTTATTTACAATTGTCATATCAATTTCTTGTGCAAATTCAGGGATTCCAGAGGTGTATGGCAGTGCGGTCGGATGCATATTTAACGGTATTATTTCCGGGTCATTGCCTGTTGCTTTTGCAAACTCTATAAATCTTTTTGCCAAAGAAGCCATATCCCCGCCTCTTGAAGCGTTTAAAAGACCGTTTACCAGATGCGGTCCCATTTTTGACTGATAATTTAGAGCATACATCGCTTCTTCAGAGTATTCATAACTCTCAATTCCTGCCGTATAATCAAACTCTGTCGGTTTATTGATTGCATTTGGATTTAGTGTGTCTAAATCAAGCCCGAGTGATTCTACAAGGGGTTCTCCGGACAACTCAAACTCAGTATAGGCAAACATTGCCCCTGCCGTATAAAATCTTTTATCCAAAACCTCTGCTTTTGTATTAGAAAACGGCTTTGAAGCATATAATGATGTTATAGCCAAAGAAGCAATCAGTGACAATTTTACTATCTTATTCATCTAAATTCCTTATTTTGATTTGAAAACGATTATCAAAATTATAAATAAAGAAGCTTAATGTATGTTTAAAATGATAATTATTATCAGAGTAATTTAGTTTTGAGATTGCCGCGCTGCGCTCGCAATGACGCAAAAGAGAGATTGCCGCGTCGCTTCACTCCTCGCAGTGACGGTTGCTTGTCATTGAACACATTCTTCCGTCATTGCGAACGAAGTGAAGCAATCTATGGTTAATCAGAGTATTCCATTGAAATTTAGTTTTTCAATAAATACAGTGTTTTTTCGCCTACAAAACGCCCTTTATAAATCTCATAAGATGCTTCTTTTGGTTTCTGAGCCGTGATGATGTAAACCGTGTCTTTTTCATTAAGGTAGTTTGCGCTGTCATGGTAATAGTTGTCTGCTACTCTGTGATTATAAACGGTTCTTAGTATCTCAATGCCCCTGTTCGCTACTATTATTCTATCTGTGAGGGCTATATTTTGGGCGATTTGTTCAATGGGAGAAATCTTTTCATCATATTTTAAAATATGAAATATATTAAAAGAGAGTATCAAAAAAAGTAAGATATTTGCTTTTTTTAAATATGTTGCAAGAAAAATATTGGCTATAAAAACTAAAGGTATTATATGTCTTAGGCTGTCGGGATTTTGGGCAAAGAGTATCCAGCAAAAGTAGAAAACAAAAAGTATGTACAAAAGCATGAACTTTTTTTCTTGTTTAAAAGGTAGAAATAGCAAAAATACATATGGTATATTTATAACTGAAAAGATATTGTCAAACCAAGAAAGTTCGCTGTTTTGCCCTCGTCCCCAGAGTGAGAAATGTCCCTCAACAAATCTCACACCCTCATAAAAATAGAGCATGCCGTTGTTTATAAATATAAAGAGCAAAAACAAAACGGAGGTTGAAAAAAACCAAACCAAGACCGGTTTTAGGGAATCTTTTTTAAAGATGTAAAGATATATAAATACCGCAATAAATACAATAAAATAGGATGGTCTTGAAAAAAATGAGATGGCAAAAATAATACCGCTTAGTCTTTGTTTTTTAAGTAAATTTTTTGCAAAACTAGACCCTGAATCAAGTTCAGGGTGACAGTTGGTGAGTTCAGGGTGACAGTTGGTGAATTCATGGTTAGAGAAGCTCAGAAATCTCGTCATTCCAAACTTGATTTGGAATCTAGTTTTGAGGTTATGCAAGAAGTTTAGCTCAAGAAAATAGAGTCCTAAAAAGAAAAAGAGCAAACCAACACTTTCGCTTAACATACACAATGAGAGGTTCATTAGATAAGGTGTAGTAATAGAGAGTACGAAGACTATAAAAGCCGTTTTTTCGTTTTGAAGTTTTTTTGTATATAAAAAGAGAACAAGCGGCAGCAGTATCGCACTAAGAGCAGTGAGAATAAAGAGAGAGTATTTGGCATCATCTATAAAAAAATTGATGATTTTGCCAAAAATAACGACAGAAGGGTACCCCGGAAAATGAGGAGAAAAATCTATAACGCTAAAGTTTTTTATACCGTTTGCCAAAAAAAGCGAATCGTCATTAAAATATGAAGCAGGGTAGGTAAAAATAAAAACGGCATAAACAAAAGTACTTATGCCGATGATTATTTTATAGTTGCTCATTTTGCGCCAAAACTAGAGTTCTGCAAGGACTCTATATATAATCTGTTGATTTTTTTTGTACTCTTGCTCATCGGCTGCCTTTGCTCCGACTCCAAAAAGACCGGGGTTTCCGATAGAGTCCGCACATTTTTTTATGGCTGCCTTAAGCGTTTCATTTTTTTCTTTATCTAAACTGACCGATAAAATTTTGTAAAACTTATCGGCTTTTGCCAGCATAACTTTTGCCACATTAAACTCTTTTATATTTTTAAAACCGCCATCGATTCTTCTTTGAATCTCGCAAGCAACGGAAATGTCAAGCCATCTGAGTATCTGCTTTTTGTCATGTTTTAAAATCGATGTTTTTAAACCCTCAAAGAGCAGAGTGTTAAACTCGTCATTTAAGTATCGATAAGTCTGCTCATACTCTTTAAACACCGTCTCCGCCTTTTTAAAGTCATCACCGTTTACGGCTCTTACGATTGCTTCTTTTGCATCAATCGTCGGCTCTTTGCCTGCTGCTGCATAAGAGTAGGCATTTAGAGCAGAAGCTATAAAAGCCGCAATAAATAACACTAAAAGTTTCATGTTTTTCCTTTTATTTAATGTTACACACTGAAACGAACTCGTCCGTTTCAGTGGCAGGAACTAAAGTCCCTACAACCCCCTAAAGCTACGAAAAACAAGTTTTTCGAGAATTACAAGGTAATTTACGCTCTTTTTTCAGGCGATGCTTTTTGTCTCTATAACCGTTTTTTCATTTCTGTGATTGTAGATTTTCTCTTTTGAAATAGACGAATCTCCGAGAATCTTCCCTGCCGCCATAAGCCCCGTCTCCATAGCGGTATCAAGAAATATGTATCTAAATGTTCCCTGTCTCCCCGCCATTACAAGATTGTTAAATCTATTTAGGTATTTGATAGCGTCATCCCTTTTTATGTCGTAATTTATATCCATTAATGTATAAGCATGCTCCGTACTAAAAGAGAAGCTATCTATTATCTTTTCTTCAATATCAAACCTCAGTTTTTTTAAGTCCTGTTTTACGATTTTTAAAAGCTCTTCCTTGTCCATATTCCAGATTTTGTCATTTTTGTTGCATGGAATTTCAAGCATTATGGAACTTTTGCTTTTTGGAGACATAAACTCTGATCTTCTTTTTGGCTCTTGTATCCTTGTAGGCAAAAGCTCATAATCGCTTACATACTGCCAAGTGTGAGGCGAAAAATCTTCTATATCTAAACCGATACACAAAAATCTAAGGCTTCTGAATTTTAAACCGCTCTCATAACCGAGTTTTAAAGACATTTCGTTAAGCGGCATAGTTGAGATGATGTCGTGGGCTTTAAAAGTGTGATTTTGCGTATGAACGGCTGTTATGGAGTTGTTCGTATATTCAAAGCTCGTCACTTCACAATCAAGAAATATTTTTCCGCCCAAAGCCTCAAACCTTTGTGCCATCCTCTTTGGAAGTTCCCCAAATCCGTATTTGGGATATCTATAACTTTTTGCATAAGTTCTCACTGTTTTTTTATTTTTAAACAGCATTTTTTTTGCAACATCTTTTAAATCAAGCAGTGAAATCCTCTGTCCTGCCCAGTCGGCACTCAAATCTTTCGGTTCTATTCCCCAAAGTTTTTTTGTATATGGGGCAAAAAAATTCTTATACAGAGTTGCTCCGAATCTTGATGTTATCCATGTCTCAAAACTTTTATCATCAGGCTTTACTAATTTTAACAATATTTTCAAGGTATCAAAAAGTGCGCCGAAAAGAAGTTTTAAAGGAGCCGTTTTTAGAAGATTTTTCAAATTTAGCGGATACTCGTAAACTCTGTTTTGGTGAAGTATGACGGAGCTTCTGTTTGCAATTAAAAGATTATCGCCTAAAATCTCTTCCACAAAGGCAAGAAGAGCCTCATTGTTTGTAATAAATCTGTGTCCCCCGTAGTCAAATCTATATTTGTCATCCCCCGTGTTTAAAACTTCAGTTCTGCATTGTCCGCCGACACTTGACTCTTTTTCTAAAAGTATTACGCTCTTTTTCTCTTCCAAAAGTTTTATACCCGCTATCAATCCGGCAACTCCGCCTCCGATAATCAAAACATCGCTATTTTGCATAGGCATAAGTTCTTTTCCATAATATAAGAGCACTTGACATATAGAGAATCCAAGAGAGCAGATGCAGCAGCGAGGGAGAGGAGTTGTACCCAAAGAGCGCTCTTAAAAAAGTTCCGATTAAACCTTTGTCGTCCAAGATATGCGATATATCGTAAACGCTTGACATAAGGACAGGAGCCAATCCGCTTGCCTGCATCATAGAGACGGCACTTCCGAAAAGCCCGCCGGCGATTATCAAAATCAGAAGCGAGGTGTATTTGAAAAATGCTTTTATAGGGATATTCTTTGCGCCTTTCATAAGAGCATAAACCAAAATCACGGATACCATAATCCCCAAAGAAGCACCGATAAGTCCCTCCTCAGCGCTTATATTTTCTCCTATGCTAAGTGAGGAGAAAAAGAGTACGCTCTCAAAACCTTCTCTTAAAACCGCCAAAAATGCTAAAAACACCATACCGGCTATATTGCCCGCCGTTACCAAACGATCCAGATTTTCTTCTATCTCGCCTTTTATCTGTTTTGATTGGTTTGACATCCAAAAAACCATATAAGATAAAACAGCCGTTGCAAAAAGCAGAATAAAAATCATTAAATAGTGCTGATAAAGTTCATTTTCCATTCCGTAAATCATGACTTGAAAAATATATGCGATGATGAGCGATACTGCAATCCCGATAATTACGCCCAAATAGATATATTTGTTGTATCTTTTTACTTGAAGACGGCTTAAATAGGAGAGAATAATACCTACTATTAAAAAAGCCTCCAACCCTTCTCTCAGCGTTATTAAAAAACTTGCTAACATTCTATTCCTTGCAGATAATTATAATAATCGTTATCATTATAATTTATTAAAAATAAAAAGTTTCTTAAATTTATACACAAATTGAAAAACTATTAGACTTCTTGCATAACCTAACAAAGTATATTCCAAATCGAGTTTGGAATGACGAGGTAATCAAAGTTTGGAATTACGATATTTTTGAGTTTTCGTTATCCTGAACTTGATTCAGGATCTTTTGTTTGCAAGAAGTCTATTAAATAAATCTATGCCAAATTAAACAATAATCTAAATTTCTCTATAATTAGGTACTTGAAAATAAGCAGAGAAAATATGTCGGATAAAATAGATAATAATAAAACAAAAAAATTAAGCGATTGTAAAAAAGCGTGTATAGTAAAAATTACCAAGCTAAATGCCGATTCGGAGCTAAGACAACGATTGATATCTTTTGGAATTATGAAAGATGCGGTTGTTGAAGTGCTTGAACTTGCTCCCGCAAAAAGTACGATAGAGATAAAGGTCGGTAAAATGAGAATAGCTCTTCGAGCTCAAGAAGCTGAACTGATAGAGGTTGTAAAAATATGAATAAAAATATAAAAGTTTGTCCGATAACGGCAAAGCATATAAAAGTAGCATTGGTTGGGCAACCCAATGTCGGAAAGAGTATGCTTATAAACTCTATATCAAATGCACACTTGCAAGTAGGAAATTTTACGGGTGTAACTGTTGAGAAGAGTGAAGTATTATTTGATTATAAAGATTATCATTTTACCGTAGTCGAC
The genomic region above belongs to Sulfurimonas sp. and contains:
- a CDS encoding multiheme c-type cytochrome; translated protein: MKSVYIQLSIVLMFVTGIVQWDIFNIDWGYYSILQAMHIIGSIAVSVFLIIPFVNIHIFKYRDNIIGKKRNNRNGMFLGIVLLLITLSGLYLFFIGNRGGDEIGTYSYNLHLYGSFLLLFFLWHHTNFPYLNLKRDQKKRKHRAKRQAVLASAVLFTLLVPTLSYSSTSSSALYLTKDKQYIYSANLDGGSVSKINAKSGEKIFEKVLGSDIRRIAFNSDESIYGVTDYMKNRVYFLNKENKIIKEIKTHNRPHAIIYDEKNRYFFVTIYEDKEILVIDDKNFSVIKTIKTLDTPRGMALTDDGRLLVTHTMLGIVTIYDSKSFSKLKTITLHSTQDGDEFVSQGAPRLLDDIEIKPDGSEAWLVHVLWNFDHPFQFQSTVFPTISIISLEKGSEREEEQKRKHLFKSINILNNKNETMIVSNPCDLTFSNDGEKAFVSLAGSEDIMVFNLERSNDNSKIKRHRTKSNISGTGAKATQIFRDYPNGTNPQAILVHPDNNNIYVQNASTLDMTLLDSGGSHPFAEITLQKESFSRLVEKDPLPLAMREGKRLFNNANSDFNSQTPMSGDFWMSCNSCHFEGFNFTNRFLFKDTQIDKSKKATIGHSNLNGFISKTPLADYVRIARDTQGGMGADKKSQIALANPDNMNTELKDKMQNLHRYVTSKENLRYLSTWIKLEDDVEKYHIEDWTNSAKCKSCHSDIFNQWADSNHKNLAGANPYYMVLENLAAKTEGEEFRKWCMGCHNPSAVTTGLQKTTDTMEKFFEKGAKTLIEELKIHGNSKLEEGVSCVACHRITKVENAGGNASYTLNITERQKYAFEDSKSEAGQWLSEKFINSKPKAHKDSYMKPVYKDAAYCASCHDEFSPGNASEIVSTFKEWEKSSFNNPDNPNKHKSCIDCHMTNLQNGKFYPLKGFSTDGGKIKDDVKVHYFSGSNHFLSGLKNKKNEDQTLQLLKTSAKLDVDIKESQIDVGVTNVGAGHHLPTGVADFRELWLDVTLEDADGKVVFESGKLKSDGNLGEDARPFMKVFADKEGKPAGLLFWKYEKLLSDTRIAAGERRVESYKIPKDKTLKYPLTATVKLNFRIYPQWVTDAVKKAYPQLPNPPVVELNRVVKVF
- a CDS encoding FeoA family protein; protein product: MKISRENMSDKIDNNKTKKLSDCKKACIVKITKLNADSELRQRLISFGIMKDAVVEVLELAPAKSTIEIKVGKMRIALRAQEAELIEVVKI
- a CDS encoding DUF2325 domain-containing protein, which codes for MSVLVIGGDKIDAIKSILSYFGASNIVHWNARKKASTCKKIIPVDIECVVMLTSFLNHNAMKHFKSEAKKRDLPVICSKHNGSCFYDEYKKVMGNECINCDVYSSCNIK
- a CDS encoding FTR1 family protein, whose translation is MLASFLITLREGLEAFLIVGIILSYLSRLQVKRYNKYIYLGVIIGIAVSLIIAYIFQVMIYGMENELYQHYLMIFILLFATAVLSYMVFWMSNQSKQIKGEIEENLDRLVTAGNIAGMVFLAFLAVLREGFESVLFFSSLSIGENISAEEGLIGASLGIMVSVILVYALMKGAKNIPIKAFFKYTSLLILIIAGGLFGSAVSMMQASGLAPVLMSSVYDISHILDDKGLIGTFLRALFGYNSSPSLLHLLSWILYMSSALILWKRTYAYAK
- a CDS encoding FAD-dependent oxidoreductase, translated to MQNSDVLIIGGGVAGLIAGIKLLEEKKSVILLEKESSVGGQCRTEVLNTGDDKYRFDYGGHRFITNNEALLAFVEEILGDNLLIANRSSVILHQNRVYEYPLNLKNLLKTAPLKLLFGALFDTLKILLKLVKPDDKSFETWITSRFGATLYKNFFAPYTKKLWGIEPKDLSADWAGQRISLLDLKDVAKKMLFKNKKTVRTYAKSYRYPKYGFGELPKRMAQRFEALGGKIFLDCEVTSFEYTNNSITAVHTQNHTFKAHDIISTMPLNEMSLKLGYESGLKFRSLRFLCIGLDIEDFSPHTWQYVSDYELLPTRIQEPKRRSEFMSPKSKSSIMLEIPCNKNDKIWNMDKEELLKIVKQDLKKLRFDIEEKIIDSFSFSTEHAYTLMDINYDIKRDDAIKYLNRFNNLVMAGRQGTFRYIFLDTAMETGLMAAGKILGDSSISKEKIYNHRNEKTVIETKSIA